Genomic window (Paenibacillus sp. PK3_47):
CGGCGGATGACTGCAGCCAAGCGGCCGGGGAACAGGAACACCGGCCGCTGCCAGAATCTGCTGCGTCCGGCGTTTGTCGGTCATCGCGGCAATATCGCCGGGATGGTTCTGCCACCGGGAAGCCGGCAGCAGCTCACCAGCCTCCCGCTGAACTCTGGCCAGCAGCCGGCAGTAGCCGCGGAACCACTGGGACGGATGGTGCAGCACACCGGGCATATCCTTCAGCCGCCCGGCCGCTTGGACACTCAGCCGGTAGGGATCGCGCTGTTGCCCGTACGGGTGAAGCGAGTCATCCTGCTCCCCGGCATCCGGTGCCCCCAGGGCAATAAGCGCCTGCTCCATGTCGAAGCTGCCGCCGGGTGATTCCAGCCGCAGGAGCGGCGGAGCAGCTGCGGAATGATCTTGGAGTTCGGCCAGCCGGCCAGCCGGCAGCTGCCGCTCCAGCAGTCCGGCAAGCGTTGCTCCCCGCAGCAGGTCCATGTACGGTATAAGCAGGGCGGGCGGCATCCCCAGCCGGCTCCGCGCCTGCTGGATACCGCCCGAACGCTTGTCGCCGGGACTGCAGAGCAGAATCAGGGGCCGGGCTCCCTGAATCATTCGGTGATGGAAGGATAACGCCAGTCTTCGTCGTCATCGCTTTGCTGCTGGTCGCTGACATCAACCGGCAGGCCGCTGGCCTTCCAGCGGGAGATCATGGTATCCGACATATAGTGATAGCTCAGATTCAGCGCCTGCAGGCCTTTGATCCGCTCACTGGCCAGCAGCGCTTCCGCACCCTCGTCACTGAGCGTTCCAAGCGAAAGATCCAGCGTATGCAGCTGGTCGAGAATCGGCGCATCAGCAAGTGCTTTTGCAATCTCATCCTGAATCTCGCTGTTTTTCAGGCCCAGATAGGTCAGCTTCGGGAACTTCTCCGGCTGGATCAGCGGCAGCAGATCTTCAAGGCTTCCGTCAAACCCATAGTTATCGACACCCAGGTACAGCTCCAGCTTGCGCAGATTCGGCAAATGTCCTGCCGCGATCTCTGACAGTACTTTTTTGCTGAGCCCGCCCGTGATGATAATCAGTTCCTCCAGCTTGTCATGCTGCAGGTTGCTGAGGCTGAGGTCTGTGCCGCCTTGAATGGTTAGTGACTGCAGTTCAGGATAAGCAGCGAGCAGAGGGGAGAGGTCAGATTGCGTAATCCAGGAAATCTCACATTCCTCATAGCCCATTTCCCCGATAAACAGCTTGCGCAGAGCCGGAAAGCTTCCGCTGTGCTTCACAAGAGCTTCCACAACTTCCTCCGAGCTGTTCTCGTAGGCCTGTCCCCAATCGCCAATGATGAGGCTGTTCAGCTGCGCAGCTTCCGGGCTTGCGCTGAGGCGTTCAATCTCCGTATCCATCCGCTGTCCGTCTTCATATTCATCGTATCCGATAGCAAGCTTTACTTCCGTCATCAGTATTCCCTCCCGGAAAATTATGGCTTCAATGTCACCCTAACATCTGCGGCGGTGGGAGTCAAATGGCTGTAAAAAATGATGGCGGAAGCGGAATTGAAGCCTGTTATACATATCAGCTGCCGAACTGAAGTGTGCGTCCGGTTTCCACCAGTGTTTTGATGTTGCTTAGAATATGCCACCAGGCGCTGTTGCTTGGGCCATGGGAGGGATCGTCCGGGTGCCATTCATCGTGAATCAGTGTCAGCCTGGTGCATCCGCCTTCCTGCTTCAGCAGCCAGGAGATGCGGGATTCATAATCGGCGCCGTCCTTGAGATAGGAGGGACCCACCCTGTGCGTGAAGCGGAGCGTCTGTCCGGGGATGTACTCCAGCAGTGTGCCGTGCACATGAATGGTCTCCTCGCCGTCCGCTCCCGGACCCGCGTATTCCAGCCGTTCCCCCACAATGAAACTGGAACGGATTACGCTGCCATAATAGATCTGCCTGACTTTGTCAGGGGAGACCAGAGCATCCCATACCTGCTCCGGTGTACCGCCAATGTAAAATTCATATTTCAGCTCATTCATCAATATCTCCTCCTGTCCTTGGTACGTTCACTATACAAAAAAATCACTGACAGCTGCGGTCAGTGATTTACATGAATTTTAAATTTCAGCCTGTTACCGGGATGTTTCATCTCTATAGTAACCGGCAAGCTCGGCAGCTATAGCCGAGAGCTTCTGCCGCAAGCTGGCCGGCTCCACAATGGTTAAGGCTTTGCCGTAAGGGAGCAGGAAATACGGCGCGAAGCTGTACAGAGAGGCTTCGTCCAGCAGGAAGAGGGCCTGCCCCGGTGCACGCTCCTTCAAGGTATGCCCGAAGAGCCAGTGGCTGCACAGGTCATTTAAGACGGCCTCAGCGGATTGAATCACTACAGTGACCAGCTGTTTATCCTGACCCTGGCCGGGCAGCAGGCTGCCCAGCAGAAATTCCCGTGCAGAGAATCCGGCCGGACGAATGAAGCGGGACTCTGTCCGCTCCACGCCGGCGATCCGGTCTACCCGGAAGCTGCGGATTTCACCTCGCTGGTGGCAGAAGCCGGTCATGTACCACTGGCCTTTCCACAGCACCAGACCGTAAGGATCAATGGAACGCCGGGAAGGCACTCCGCCATTTCCCTTGCGGTATTCCATCCGCAGGGTAAGGCTGTCCGCCGTACATGCTTCAAGTTCAGCGAGGATCTCCGTTACTGGTGCGGCAGGTGAATGCAGCATCTCCATGCCGCTCTCATGCCGCTCCATCCGGGCGAGCTGCGAATCATTGCTGTAGCGTTTGAGCTTGGCAATGGCCCTCTCCAGCGCCTGCTCATAGGGATATCCGCTGCCTTTGGCGAAGGCGGCAGCCTGCACAAGCGCCCGCTGTTCACCGGCATCGAAGAACAGGGGGGCCTCGGTATAGTGCTCCGGCAGCTGAAAGCCTCCGCCCGGACCCGAATCGGCATAGACGGGTACTCCGCTTGCGCAGAGTGCATCGATATAGCGGTAGATGGAGCGGACGCTCAGCTCCAGCTCCTCCGCCAGCTCTGCAGCCGTGCGTTTCCGCTGTGTCAGCATCCGCAGAATGGATAACATATGGTCAGCTTTGGACATATATGCGGTATCCTCCGTTTCTTTTGGTCATGCTGCACCGGCAGGAATTACCGGGTTTGAACTACCAGAGCGTTGCTGATGAGCCGGCCGGGGGTGGTCAGATATTTGCCGTTGTAATACAGGCCGCTGGAGGCCCCGCCATCCAGGTTCATTGCCTGATAGGCTCCGGCCTGCTTCATGATTTCGGCCAGCTGGCGGATGGTTGCCCCGCCAGAGGTCAGCAGAATCAGTTTATGGTCGCGTGTAATCCCGAGTGCGCTGCGGGCCCCGCCGCCAGTCTGAATCTTTGGATCCTTGAAGCCCTCAGCGGTCACATTCAGTGCTACAGCGCCATTCACCAGCAGCCGGGGGCCGGCCTGAAGCGCTCCTTCAACAGTGCCTGCCTTAAAGCGGGCCATGAACTCATTTCCCGGAATCAGCTCTGTTAACAGATTGCGGTCATAGGCGAATACGGTCCGCCGGTCTCCCGGACTGTTCTTGAGCATGGTTCCGCCGCTGACCAGATATCCGTAGGGGGCTTTGTATGCTCCGTCGGTATAGGCATCGAAAAAGGTTCCGTTGATCGCAACGGCTGCATTGCTGCGTTTGGCGATGCTGCCGAGCGCTTCTGTCTTCCCGGCCTGGTTACCGGCCAGAACGACGTCCAGCTTGACCGAGGGATGGAGGAGCGACACGGTTACGGTCTGCACTTTGAACGATTTGGAGCCGACCTTGTAGGTGCGCGAAGCGCTGGATACAGCTGGCCCCCCGGAGCCTGGGAGCACACCGCTGAGTACAGGGAGAGTGATAGAGTCTTCACCGGCAGTAAGTGTAATTGAACCGGCAGTCTTGTTCCACTGGATGGATACGCCAAGGGTTGAACTGATCAGGGACAGCGGGACATACATAATTCCGCCTGCAGTGAACGGCCGCCCGTCTAAAGTGCGGGATTTGCCGTTCACGGCTGCGGACGCCTGTCCGGCAGTCAGCAGAATGGAGGAGCTTCCCTTTGTAATTTCAATAGATCCGGATGATTTGAGGACGGAAGTCATCCCGGAGAAATCATTTAATGCGCGCAGCGGAATGAAGGACCGGTTATCCTTATCCACATAAACGGCGAGTTTGGGCGCTGCCAAGGCAGCTGCCGTGGTGGACACGGCTGGCAGAACACAGAACGGCAGCAGGACTGCAAGAAGGACGGCTAACAGTTTTTTCAGCATGTTACAATAAATCTCCTTTGGTTCATGGCAATTTTGATTCTCATTTAGGGGATGAAGAATATGGAACGGGCCCCAGAAAGAAGAACCGGGTCTTATTATCATATAACAGCGCAATTTTCGTCAATCGCTTAATCCGGCCCCGGCACCGGGCAGCAGCTTAGATGCTTTTGGGCATGCAAGCCCCTGGCCATTCGATTATAATAAAATTATGGATTTCAATATGACAAAGGCGGTACTACAATGACGGTTATAGGCTTGATTCGGCACGGCAGCACAGCATGGAATAAGGAAGGCCGGATTCAGGGCCATACGGATAATCCGCTGGATGAGGAAGGGCTGCTCCAGGCAGCGGCAATTGCGGAGCGGCTTAGCGGAGAAGAATGGGATTATATTTATTCCAGTGACCTGCTGCGGGCAAGGCAGACGGCGGAAGTGATAGCTGCAAAGCTGGGAATTCCGGTGGCCGGGCTCCTTCAGGGAATCCGGGAGATGGACGGGGGACAACTTGAAGGTACGACAGAACAGGAACGGGTGGCCCGGTGGGGCAAAGACTGGAGAAGCATGGAGCTGGGACTGGAGAGCAGCGAGTCCGGGAAGCTGCGGGGAGCACGGACGATCGAAGAGATTGCTCTTCGTCATCCCGGGAAGCGGGTCCTGATCGTCAGTCACGGGGCGATTCTGCGGAGCAGCCTGTCGGGACTGGTTCCGGGGCTGGATGTAAGCCAGCTGCTCAAGAACACCTCCATCACCCGGATTGTTAAAGACAAGGATACTTGGACCTGTGAACTGTACAATTGTGTACAGCATATGGACAGCTGAACCAGGCCCGCCGTATGGCGGGTTTTTTAATTCGTACAAGTGTCTGATTCCACCCTTCAGGCCTGTAACCCAAAAGATTCCATCGCGGAAAGCACACTCTCAACCGATAATGAAGATATAGCCTGATTTGCGTTTCTGGCATCTGGCAATGCCAGTTGTTCAGATTATGTTTAGGATTAACCTGTAAGCTGTGCCTTGGACGCATGAGTCTTATTTTTTTCCACTTAAAAGGGAGTGTGCAGCATGGAGGAATCACGGAATTATATATTGGCTGTGTGCTCTTTTGCAGTAGCAGCATTAACTGTCTATGGCATTCTCCGGTTGACCCGTTATTTTGCCGGCAAAGATCAAAAAGCCCGTGCGGTTTGTACGAGCCTCGTTATATTGATGGCCAGCGGCGGAATGTATGGAATGCATCTGTTCGGCAAGAGCTCATTATCCGGACTGCGGCAGGCCGGGGGAAGTCTCTTTATCTCTCTGGCTCTGTATGCGCTGACTTTACTTGCGCTGCTGTATCTGTTCACCTGGGGCCGGCAGATCCTGGCGGAAAGAGAACAGCTGAAGGAGCTGGCTTACAGAGACAGCCTGACCGGCTTGCTGAACAAGAACGGCTTGGACCACTTTTGGCAGCATTGCAAACCTAATGAGCAGGTCGCGCTGTTCTATCTCGATCTTAACCGCTTCAAGTCGATTAATGACAATCTGGGTCATCATACAGGTGATTTGCTGCTCCAGGCTGTCGGCGGCCGCCTGAGGCAGTTCTCCTGCAAGGGCAAGCGCCATATCTTCCGCATCGGCGGCGATGAGTTTGTAATGATCGCCAAACGCTGCAGCAGTAAAGAGGCTGAAAAGCTTGCCCTGCAGATTCTGGAGAATACTACCCGGAACTACAGTCTGGACCGGCATGAGTTGTTTGTATCGGCCAGTATCGGCATTACGACCAGCCAAGGCAGACTCGATCCGGCCCGCCTGCTGAAGGAGGCTGACTCAGCCATGTACAGTGCCAAGCAGCTGGGCAGCGGGCGCTACGCTGTCTACAAGCAGGGTAACACTGTGAATTCTGTAAAATGGGTCGGAAGTTCAAGAACCAATTAGGGTGCGGGCCGCATGGCCTGCACCCTAATTTCCGTTATCCCTTTTTAGCGGCAAGCAGCCCGGCCAGCACGTCGGGATGGTCCGTTATAATTCCCGACACCTGCATATCGATCAGGGCCTGCATCTGTGCCGGATCATTGACGGTCCAAGGATGATAAGCGATGCCGTTCTGCGCTGCTTCGCTGACGAACCCGGGACGCACTGTAGGAAGGTAAGCATGCAGCGCGTCGGCCGTCAGGCTTTTGGCATAATCCCACGGGCGGTACAGGCCATCCCCATACAGGATTCCTGTGCGGATTTCCGGTGCCAGCGTTTTGCAGTGGGCAAGCGAGTAATGGTTGAAGCTTGACAGGATTACACGGTCACTCATGCCGTATTTACGCACGGCTGCAATAACCTTTTCCTCCATGCCAGGGTACATAAAGACACCGTTCTTCAGTTCGATATTAAGCACGGTATCGCGGTCTTTTAACAGATCGAGCAATTCCTCCAGCGTCGGGAAGGGCTCAACTTTGAATTCCGGGCCAAACCAGGAGCCGGCATCAAGCTGCCGTACCTCAGCAAGCGTCTGATCCTTAAGATATCCTTTACCGTTGGAAGTCCGGTCGACTTTCTCATCATGGATGAGTACCAGTCCTCCGTCACGGGTCATTTGTACATCCGTTTCAATGCCTGTTGCGCCCAGCTCAAGACTTTTGCGGAATGCTGCCATCGTATTCTCCGGGCAGACTGCAGATGCGCCGCGGTGTGCAAAGTTAATAATGCTGTTCATGTAAGTAAATCCCTCCGCTTTGTTATTTGCTTACGCCTGCCGGAACAGGCTGTCTAGTTCATATTCCACATCCATCCTGGAAACCCTGTCCAGCCGATAGTCTTCTCCAAAATTTCATCATCCGGAGTTAACCAATAGGGAGATATCGGGGAAGCCCGACGCTGACCTCCCCAATAGGCTTAAGCAGAGACAATTCCGCGTATAGCTTCATGTACCTGCCGGGCTGCAAGGTATGCCCGGGAATAATCCTCATCCGATTTTTTGGCCGGCTGGCGGCCGGGCAAGAACGGGATGGCCAGAACCGGCGTATCGGTGCTGCTGAGGTATATTTTGAGCGTAAGTTCATTAATTTCCTCCTCTGCTTCACGGCTTCCGTCCGGCCTGTCCCAAAGCTCCTCCCGCAGCCTGACAGGCCCGCGTTTGACCGGACTGCTGGTAATGAGACTTGTTTTGCCGACCTTGCTCAGTGTGAGAGCGTTCTCAATAATTTCGGCGCCCAGGATCGAATCAAAAGTGTACAGCTTAGCCGCCCCTTGCTGTTCTTTGTCCGGATGATACATGCCGATAGCCAGCTGTTTGCCTGTGTCATCCAGAGCGATAATATGGGAATTGTCAGGGGTAATGAACTGTTTGGAAAATGCAACGTCCAAGGCTGCCAAGGTGCAGGACAGCTGTTTCAAACCCGACGGGGGACAGGACAGCCTGAACCGCAGCACAACCGCTGCCAGCAGCAGGGCAACCCCCAGTGCCGCGAACAGATACACGAGTATAAGCATGATACCATCTCCTTAAAGTTTTTGTGAGCTTAAACATCAAAGAATTACATCGGACAAAAACTCGCTTCGGAAGCATAAGCTTAGTTTTTGTGAGCTTAACCTTCATGAATTGCATCGGACAAAAACTCGCTCCGGAAGCATAGGCTTAAGCTTCTATTCATAGATATGCCTGGCAGGCGTGATTCAATGCATAGCCGCTTGGCGTGGGGAACGTATATGATTTGTCTATTCCGGAAGGTAGGAACAAACAGAGAATACGGGAGGACACAGGGATGATTATTGATACGCTTGCCCATATGCTGGAGAACGAAGCTGCTTACGGGGCGGAAATTCAGAAGGGGCTGCAGTTTCTGCGGGATACGGATTTTTCCAAGCAGGCTGCAGGCCGACATGATGTGAACGAAGATATGTTCTATTTTATCAACGAATATGAAACAAAGGATGCAGGCGGCTGCTTCTGGGAAGCGCACCGAGTGAATCTTGACCTGCATTATATTCTTGAAGGCACAGAACGGATCGGTTACGCCGCCATTGAGCAGCTTACAGTGAGGGATGAATACAGTGCGGAGAAGGACGCGGTATTCTTTACCGGGCCGGTGGAGTCAGCAGTGACTGCAGGTCCGGGGGCACTTGTTGTCTGTTATCCGCAGGATGGTCATATGACAGGGATTGAAGCTGGTAGCAGACAGGCAGTGCGCAAGGTTGTGCTGAAAATCAGAATTGCCGGTTAAGCTCCACGATAGCCCAAACGACAGACCGCAGCTGTTTAACCAGCGTTGATAAACAATATGCCCAATTAAAAAGGAGCCCCGGGGGCTCCTTGCTTCATTTATTCAGCGGGAAGGCAAAGATCTAACCGTTTGTCTTTCTACAATGGAATGAGGAACAGTCATGCTGCTTACGTCCTCCTCGGTTTCAATCATCGTGATCAGCTTCCCGGATGCAATCATGCCGATATCATGCAGCGGCTGGCGTACTGTTGTGAGCGGAGGGTTGACCATTTGGGCGAGCTGAAGATCGTCATAGCCCATAATCGAAAAATCTTCCGGCACATTCAGGCCGTGCTTGGCTGCGACGGACAGCGCACCGATAGCCATTTCATCACTGGCGGCAAATACGGCGGTAGCACCTGTTGTCCGGAGCAGAAGCTCCTCCATAGCCGTGCATCCGCTGCTGAACGAAAAGTCGCCATATACAATATTACCGTTGTCAAAGGAAATTCCATGGTCTTCCAAAGCCTTCCGGTAACCCGCAATTCTGGGCGTGCCGGCGTTGGGGTCACCTTCAGTTCCGCTGATCATGGCAATGTTCCGGTGCCCCTTGGCAATCAAATAGCTGATGGCGTCATAGACAGCCTGATAATCATCGACCTTCACATAAGGCACCTTGGCAAAATCCGTCTTCGAGGAGACAAGCACCACCGGGATCCCCATGCTCTCCAGCACTTCATAATATTCCTTCTTGAGTACTTCACTGGAAAAAATAATCCCGTCAACCTGCTTCTCACGGAGCAGCTGCAGATACTTCAGGGTGCGGCTCCCTTTCTTGTCGGTGTTGCAGACGACTACACTGTAGTTGCGGTCATGGGCAAATTCATCTATTCCCTGCAGCAGCGCAGAGGAGAAGGAACTGGACACATCGGGGAACAAGACGCCGATGGTCTGTGTGCGTTTATTGATCAGACCGCGGGCAATTGCATTTGGCTGATAACCAAGCTCTTTGATACTCTGATTGACTTTTTGTCTGGTTTTATCCGAGTACCCGCCGAGATTGTTGAGCACCCGGGAGACAGTGGCAATGGACACATTGGCTTTCTGGGCGACATCCTTAATCGTAGGATTCATGGATCAATTCCTTAATTTGACTCGGGGCTGCACGTTTACTGATCCCCTTTAAGCCAAAATAATTGATGTTTCGTAAACGCTTACTTGAAAATATAAATGTAACATATAATTTTGTCAACGTCAAAACTCCGGGGAGAATTTTTTACCTGA
Coding sequences:
- a CDS encoding GGDEF domain-containing protein, with protein sequence MEESRNYILAVCSFAVAALTVYGILRLTRYFAGKDQKARAVCTSLVILMASGGMYGMHLFGKSSLSGLRQAGGSLFISLALYALTLLALLYLFTWGRQILAEREQLKELAYRDSLTGLLNKNGLDHFWQHCKPNEQVALFYLDLNRFKSINDNLGHHTGDLLLQAVGGRLRQFSCKGKRHIFRIGGDEFVMIAKRCSSKEAEKLALQILENTTRNYSLDRHELFVSASIGITTSQGRLDPARLLKEADSAMYSAKQLGSGRYAVYKQGNTVNSVKWVGSSRTN
- a CDS encoding YhcH/YjgK/YiaL family protein, which produces MIIDTLAHMLENEAAYGAEIQKGLQFLRDTDFSKQAAGRHDVNEDMFYFINEYETKDAGGCFWEAHRVNLDLHYILEGTERIGYAAIEQLTVRDEYSAEKDAVFFTGPVESAVTAGPGALVVCYPQDGHMTGIEAGSRQAVRKVVLKIRIAG
- a CDS encoding histidine phosphatase family protein, giving the protein MTVIGLIRHGSTAWNKEGRIQGHTDNPLDEEGLLQAAAIAERLSGEEWDYIYSSDLLRARQTAEVIAAKLGIPVAGLLQGIREMDGGQLEGTTEQERVARWGKDWRSMELGLESSESGKLRGARTIEEIALRHPGKRVLIVSHGAILRSSLSGLVPGLDVSQLLKNTSITRIVKDKDTWTCELYNCVQHMDS
- a CDS encoding SRPBCC domain-containing protein, with the protein product MNELKYEFYIGGTPEQVWDALVSPDKVRQIYYGSVIRSSFIVGERLEYAGPGADGEETIHVHGTLLEYIPGQTLRFTHRVGPSYLKDGADYESRISWLLKQEGGCTRLTLIHDEWHPDDPSHGPSNSAWWHILSNIKTLVETGRTLQFGS
- a CDS encoding WYL domain-containing protein, with protein sequence MSKADHMLSILRMLTQRKRTAAELAEELELSVRSIYRYIDALCASGVPVYADSGPGGGFQLPEHYTEAPLFFDAGEQRALVQAAAFAKGSGYPYEQALERAIAKLKRYSNDSQLARMERHESGMEMLHSPAAPVTEILAELEACTADSLTLRMEYRKGNGGVPSRRSIDPYGLVLWKGQWYMTGFCHQRGEIRSFRVDRIAGVERTESRFIRPAGFSAREFLLGSLLPGQGQDKQLVTVVIQSAEAVLNDLCSHWLFGHTLKERAPGQALFLLDEASLYSFAPYFLLPYGKALTIVEPASLRQKLSAIAAELAGYYRDETSR
- a CDS encoding STM4015 family protein, producing MTEVKLAIGYDEYEDGQRMDTEIERLSASPEAAQLNSLIIGDWGQAYENSSEEVVEALVKHSGSFPALRKLFIGEMGYEECEISWITQSDLSPLLAAYPELQSLTIQGGTDLSLSNLQHDKLEELIIITGGLSKKVLSEIAAGHLPNLRKLELYLGVDNYGFDGSLEDLLPLIQPEKFPKLTYLGLKNSEIQDEIAKALADAPILDQLHTLDLSLGTLSDEGAEALLASERIKGLQALNLSYHYMSDTMISRWKASGLPVDVSDQQQSDDDEDWRYPSITE
- a CDS encoding phosphodiester glycosidase family protein; translated protein: MKKLLAVLLAVLLPFCVLPAVSTTAAALAAPKLAVYVDKDNRSFIPLRALNDFSGMTSVLKSSGSIEITKGSSSILLTAGQASAAVNGKSRTLDGRPFTAGGIMYVPLSLISSTLGVSIQWNKTAGSITLTAGEDSITLPVLSGVLPGSGGPAVSSASRTYKVGSKSFKVQTVTVSLLHPSVKLDVVLAGNQAGKTEALGSIAKRSNAAVAINGTFFDAYTDGAYKAPYGYLVSGGTMLKNSPGDRRTVFAYDRNLLTELIPGNEFMARFKAGTVEGALQAGPRLLVNGAVALNVTAEGFKDPKIQTGGGARSALGITRDHKLILLTSGGATIRQLAEIMKQAGAYQAMNLDGGASSGLYYNGKYLTTPGRLISNALVVQTR
- a CDS encoding substrate-binding domain-containing protein; its protein translation is MNPTIKDVAQKANVSIATVSRVLNNLGGYSDKTRQKVNQSIKELGYQPNAIARGLINKRTQTIGVLFPDVSSSFSSALLQGIDEFAHDRNYSVVVCNTDKKGSRTLKYLQLLREKQVDGIIFSSEVLKKEYYEVLESMGIPVVLVSSKTDFAKVPYVKVDDYQAVYDAISYLIAKGHRNIAMISGTEGDPNAGTPRIAGYRKALEDHGISFDNGNIVYGDFSFSSGCTAMEELLLRTTGATAVFAASDEMAIGALSVAAKHGLNVPEDFSIMGYDDLQLAQMVNPPLTTVRQPLHDIGMIASGKLITMIETEEDVSSMTVPHSIVERQTVRSLPSR
- a CDS encoding glycerophosphodiester phosphodiesterase, yielding MNSIINFAHRGASAVCPENTMAAFRKSLELGATGIETDVQMTRDGGLVLIHDEKVDRTSNGKGYLKDQTLAEVRQLDAGSWFGPEFKVEPFPTLEELLDLLKDRDTVLNIELKNGVFMYPGMEEKVIAAVRKYGMSDRVILSSFNHYSLAHCKTLAPEIRTGILYGDGLYRPWDYAKSLTADALHAYLPTVRPGFVSEAAQNGIAYHPWTVNDPAQMQALIDMQVSGIITDHPDVLAGLLAAKKG